atgtaatttttttaGACAAAGAAAGCATACGGACACTTAACTCCATCTGCCATGTCTTGTCATATTTCTTGCTTCAGACTTTCCTGTTCatcaacagaatttttttttattaatttattttatgattcaCCTTCTTCTTGAGTTTGAACAATCACACCAGAAAAGCATTTCCAACAATTTGGATTGCAATCAAGCTTTGATTAAGCTGAACAGGAGCCTCGTTACCAAGGCAACTCTGGCCATATTTCTGATGTGAATGTGAGAAATCACTGCACAtgattctgttgtgttttttgtcgaAAATTGAGAGGATCCAGGTCAATACTGGGGCAGTCTTTGATGCTTCCCAGGGGGTATAGAAGAATgtgtgcttcttcttttttgatGGCACCACTGGGGGGCAACAAAGCCAGAAATCTTGTAACACATGAAAGCTTCAACTTAGAACTCCATTTTAAgtcccactgtgtaactttcataccataaaataaccaatcatttcattttaacaatCATTTTGGTGCTACACTGACTACGTCTGTTCCCACATAACTTTGTGCTCCTGATACGATCAACTGCAAGAAGTATGTAGTGCTTTACGGtgctaagtcacacaccaccaaacaTTTCACTTAGTTTGGTGAacctggatcatattttatggttttatggttttccctctgatgtgcCAGGGCTGCTTCAACTCTGTGAAATACAGAGTTTGCTGATCGACAgtaagtaaactgctgcaaattatagctgctgttaactcagtttaTTACCTGGGctggagtgttagtgtttgcaccacagACATTTtagaccaccaccaccaggaagaggtcttctgggcaagtgggcaatgtaaccaggctcagcagcctttatggacataattGCAGAGGTGAAATGACCAaagaggatgatggaggaagctatgaaaagaatgaaagagaggCTGCTGGACAAGGGTAAATCTGGGATTGGATTTTGGTCAAAGCATAGCTGGGTaggtaatattaatatttaatgggcattaaatcagaaaaatacaattttctaCATGATGTCGCTTTAAGGTGTTTTTTTGCTATGCCTTTGAATAGAATAGATCAATCATAGGAAAGTGAACTGAAGTTGGGTGAGCCATTAGCCACCAGCATTACCACAAGACTCAAGGATTCCAATTGTCTGCAATGTCATtttactgaaataaacaaaaatcacaaaaggtAAAAAGTTAATACCAAACTCATGGTATGCTTTGTAGCAGTTAGATACTGAATAGATACTCGTGGAGGAGTTTAGTTTTTAATCtcataaacacagcagcagggtTACGTTGAGTAAATTGGTGTACAAACTGTTTTACAGGCTTTTGTTCTCACCCCCACTGGATAATGGAGACGCACGTTTAATAATACTGTGTCACAAAGAGCAGATCAATGAATGAGATGAGTGCATAATCTCCTCAGTGCATGAGATGCTGTAATTACAATAAGAGGCAAGACAATAAGTTCTGATGAATGTTTATCAAATGGAGCCTCTTGTTAATGACATGATGAAATTTTGTTACGCCTGGGAAAAGAAGTAGCGAGGTCATTAATAGAGCCAGGCTTGTGTTAGAGCGAACCAGCAGagatgtttgttaaaaaaaaaaaagtcaagggAGGTGCTTATTTCCAGTGCCTAGATTTCTTTGGCCAAGTCCTCTATTATTCTCTTCATCTGGaggagaaaatagaaaatatggagggagggagggaaggaagaaaggaaagagagagagagatatagtGCTGTGAATCTGTAAGTAGCCATTTTGCCTCCTACACCCTGCATAATGTTAACTAATCCATACAGGGATGTGGTCATGTTTACTAAGTGCCTCTGGATCCGACAAACACCCACAGAGTAATGTAACAGAATTAAGATGATATTcagaaaatatgtatataatataacatttctGAGTGTAGGTGTGCGTATACACATATTATATTGCACTCTATATTACCTCTTGCCATGTGATGAGCCCGACGAGCCTTCCCCTGTCTGCCACATACAAAGTCTGGGCCTCAACGAGACTCAGGATACTGTGGACCTGTGAGAACGCAAAGATAACTGGATTTAAagtaactgatttttttttaaaaagtctgcatCATTGTGATGCATCAAGAATCTGCATCACAATTTTTTATCATAttgctgttttttaatgtctgatTGTGAGTGGCCGAATGGCGCATCGCTTTTTTGTTGTTACTACAGTGAAATGTGGGACGgcattatctcctttcctttcgtaaaggatggtccggtgtatcctatgctaaaggagatatGAAAGGAAGCAATGAAGCACCTTTCCTTAACCTTCAAACAGCTCTTTTCATGGCTGCCACGTATATACttctgggtcatttcactcagttaggaatCTTCCTGAGCAAAAAGAACTTGCTGCCcttcttgtttgtgtgcatgctgcTGGGCATGATCTCCAGTTTCCCTCTCACCTAACTATATACCTCAACACCTGCTACCCAAATTATCTGATGTATCTGCTCAGTATAAAGGGACAGCTCAGCCACCCAGACTCCTCCAGATTGTCTTACTGACCCTGATTCCCCTGTGTCTCAAGACTCCTCTGTGCTATTTCTGCCGTGTCCAGTTCTGTCTCGTCTTCTGCTctggtttttagattttgcCAGCACCAGCCCTGCACTACTTTGGACATTAAAACGGCTGAAATTCACCCTGCAGCCCTTTCAATATTTTGTTGAAACTACACTTACAACTTGTTTCAATAAACCTTTTCTGATCTCCAGGCTTTTGTTAGCACACTGGGGCTGCCACTGTTCAACTAAACACTGTTAGGCCgcatagagctgcagagttgaGTGATAATTCTCAGCAGGTAGTTACTCGCTTGgcacacaaatcaaatcatagGAAAACATCTAGCCAGTACACCTCTGTGATATATTGTCTAcaagcagaaatataaaaatgacaaattgctATTTTCGTGGAACTTTTAGTGCTGGTGGGTGTATTTTGGAACTTAGCAAGTGATATCTGTTTCCCTCTACTTTCAGTTTTTATGTTATTGATTTAAAGATATTCTAAGCTTTTATACTAAGTTAGGCTAAGCCCCTCTGTAGATACAGTACACAGGCATGAGAGGGGTAACAATCATCTCATCTAAATCTTTAAAAGAAAGCATTTAAGAGTATTTCCCAAAGggttgaactattcctttcaGTTCAACTACACATCTCCCAAAGTCTCCCTACCTCCTGAATGGTGTTGTGAGGTGACAACAGGACTGAGGTCGGGTAAATGGAGCAGACATCATCCATATGTTTATCCAGACTCTGCAGAGAACAGCacataaatgttttctgtatgGTGCATGCTTGTCATGCATTAGCATTCAATATTATTTGAGAAATTATGATTCATAGTTGTTTCTACTGCCTGAAAAGCATGATAAGCAGCTGTATTCAATCAAGTAATTTTCTCTTATGGATAGATGTGAGCTGTcataaaattatcttttatgTCAGTCTTGTCTATGCACCATGCTTTCAtcgtcttttttcttttttttttacagttttacatttaGTCGATGTCGAACAGACATGACCAGCCTTTTAAACAGCATCAGATGTCTACTTTCTTCTGAATCCTGCAGCTACCTCTGTGACTTCATCCAGCCTTTTTACCTGAGTCTCACAGTGACGCAGGAACATCAGCAACTCTGATCGGAGGACAAACCCCAGTAAAATCTGCGACTCTTTAacagaagggaggagaggaaatcaATTTTCTTCGCCACAGTTGGTGCTATAGTTTAAAGTCTGTGCAGCTCTCTATTGTAAGTTGTGACTCgtctgaaaacatcaaatttcATCTTTATGATTGCCACTTGAAGCCTCAGCTGGCCAATTGACTATTTCTCACACTTGTCAGTTTCTTATCAAGGCACATCTTCACCCTGCTGAATTGCCAGGGCTTTCAAGacagccactttttttttttcattatctctCCCgtcatctgttttttcttttcagtggtTTCATGTAGTGTCATAACTATGTGTCTGTCCAGCATGAATCTGACATTTTGTTAAGGATCCTGCTGATTTTCTGCCAATATTCTAtatcctttaattttttttttttgtgagaggATTTAGACAAAATGTGAGTGCTTAGCCAGGAGACTGTGGTCAAATGCTTTCAAATATCTTCGTCTGCACACCATGTGAGTCCACCACAGGGATTTGTGTCTCCGTGCTGGTGTTGACAGCGTGTTGAACCTCCTCTGGCCCAGCTGCTTTCTGAAGCTGAACTGATTTCACTCCTAAAACCTGTCCGACTAGTGTGGAGGGAAGCCTGCAAAAGAGATGAGTCACGTCACACCTGGAACAAAAGCAGCTgctgttaaattaaatgataaacaTCAGCATATTTATCTTGATTATTTAAGAAATGATTCATTGGCGATGGGCCTAAAGGtgagatatttcatttaaaggGGTTAAAGCATTTTCAAAATTATTCTCGGGTTGCAGGGATTCACAAAATGAATGCTTTGGTTTGATGGTGGAGACAAAAGAggatctgtgtttgtgcacaggTACAAACAGTGCAGTCTTCAGGTTGCTGCAGTCTGTTGTATAATGCACTTCAGAAGAGTGCGGTTCTTGCTGTCAATAACATTCATAGAGTAGATCTTCAAACCAGCactggaaaaaacattttcaagtaATTTAAAGTGTCTGGCAGATAATACGATGAGTGAGTTTGTTGGAGGAATAGCTGAAGATGTCTTGACAAGAAGCTGTTGGTAATTTTCGATCTAAACATATTATTAGGGGCTGAAATCCAGTCTGGGcggagacagatggagaagaaaaaacagcgGGGCTGctaacattttacatttacattatatttttcaGCAAACTCCTGTCTCACAATTTTCTACATTTAGATATGCAGCCATGAAAGGCGTGAGTCaactctttatttatatatttaatcagtgtttttactTATAGCAGAATTCCTTGTGAGGAAAATGACTGATTACAATTCATAATTTCAAGGTCTCTTTTTGATACCTAATCAGTGACACCAGCGGATTATTAAACAAGGTGGTTGGGAATGTTTTCATTATAGATTGTGGCCTATAGTAAAAAGACCACACCAACcaacaacagatgagaagatGAAGTGTAGACATTCGTATGTGTTAATGGTAAAGAACAGCTTCACATGAGTGAATCTTCTGGCaggtgaataaataaatttatCCCACAGGGTAATGCATTAGGTATTAGGTCCCACAAACTGTTCTCCACATTGAATTTTTTCTGCAATAGTGAgtaatgtttttctctgtcagagCACAAATTGACAGATTCATGGGTGGTTGATGGGGTTCTTGATCAATACCAGttactttcaggtgattatacgataatgaaaacatagttatacatatattatattatcaatttttGTTATATTCTGCAACTAGAGACTtgtaaatcttacacactgtacctttaaatcaaattgcatatatatatatatatattaactatatatctatatatatatataatatattataatatatatatatatatatatatatctatattttataatatatatatatatatatatctattctatatatatatattatatatatattccaggTATTATTACTGGTCTGTATCTTGGGATGTTAGTATGTTAATACATGCATACGTAGGAATGTCAATATGCtaacaattaaaaacaagttaacatgttagcaataaTTTCAAGGTACAGCTGAGGCAAATTCATTAATAGTTATCCTGTTATAAACTGGACATTCTGACAGATTGTTTGCACTAAATCAAGAATCATAGGGTCATCTGAATCTAGACTTAATCCTCTCGGGACTATCTTTATCTAGCTCAACATTTGTTGAAagatttcagtctgaaccagtgTTGGACTAAAAGACCAACATTGTCATCCCTAAAGACACCATCAGCATGGCTGAAAATGAACTCCAGATATTTATAATAAGacatttgttcatatttagtaaaaaaaaaaaaaaacagcagaaatgtgcTGTGACAAATCCTATACAAAGTGTAtataataaaagtctttttgtATACTGTAGTACTGTATAGTGGTTCAGTATTGTTTAGTATGGAACAGTAAGTCAGTGCTTGCATTATTTACCAGCTGACCACAGAGATGACCATCTCAAAACTCAAATTATTCTACTCTTTGTTTTTGCTTACCGAGGGCACGCCTTCATCAGAGAGGGCAGGTGTGGGAGCTTCTTACTGATAGAGAGTGCGTCATAGAAAGATGGGCGGTGCCCTGAGCGAGCCACAGCATTGGCCAGCAGAGTGGCGAGGAGGATAGGTACAGCATGGCTGAACTGACCAGTTAACTCTACAGCCAGGAGAGCTGGGGACAAGGTGTGTGTCACAGCCCCGGAGAAGGCTGCCGCACCTACAAGGAGGAAACCATATTcagaatttaattaaacataatgtTGTTTCATAACACTGAACATCTATAATTTTCTGGAATTAgtttacataaaaaatgtttataattATGTATATATTAACATAAAGAAGTTTACAAAGATTTCAGAATAGGTTGAGGTACATAGGACCGATATAAACACTGCACATATAGGCAAGACTACATATCATCAATATATCAACACCAAAGAGCTATTCATCAAGTGTTTCTACCTGCCAGTGCGTAGCCTCCAGGATTTATAGAAGCCCACTGCTGGCCTGAGGTCACTCCTGTGAAAGCTACCCCTTCTCCAAGCAAACGCCCCAAAGCTGCCcctggaaaacagaaatgtatacaTCTGTTTCCACATTCTGGTAAGAGAACGAAGGCACTCTGCAAAACTGACTCACCCGTGTCCTTTCCCCTCACTCACCATAGATAAACACTGGCATAAAGTATCCAGCTGGCAGAGGCAGAGTGCAGGCGAGGACTAGCATCCACAACTATGaaccaacatcacacacacagactgtcaaaTCTCTCCTTGGCATCTGGACAGTCTCAGCAGTGCAATCTTTGTACAAGGAAATGTTTGCAGTGCTCTCAAATCAATTTTGcacaaataaatattgaatCATGCCCATTTACATGTCGTGTTTGCATGTGGTAATGGGTGACAAAACTGTCATAGCAAGGCTTCAGCTTTCCAGTTTGATATAAATGTGCTGTTATTTTATGTAACAGTAAGCCATTTTTTGTTTCCACTTGGAATACAAATGAGAATAACAGATAGATGAACTGTCAGGGTTCATGATCAATATCGGTGATTCAGTCATTACTTGGCCAGCAGCTGAAAATCATTTCCCCCCCTGCAGTGTTACTATAACAGAGCATCAGGTACCATGAGACATTTTAGCCAGAAATGTTAAACATCTTTAGCTAGCTTGTCCATTACTGTGTGATAATTAGGGACCACTGTGACCCAAGGGAAAAAGAGGAGTGCATGATTGCCGTGACCCAAAGGAAAGATAGGAGAGGAGTGGGTGGCTGAGCTCGGTGCCTAGTTAGAATTCCTGATGGTTGTCAGTGCAGAGATAAAAGACCCCTTAAATTGGCCTTTTCATCGTGTGTACCTTCATGAGCAGAAAGACAGCCAAAGAAAGGTAGACAGGACTCCCTGATGAGCTCCACTCCAACAAAGGCTCAACAGAGGCATTGTGGGATTGAGAGGTCCACTGCGTACTATCCAGTAAAGCGGTGAGGAGTTGCTTCATGGTGTACTGGGAAAGAGATGACAGCCATTCAGATCGCTGTCTGAACATGAGAAAAACTAGAGCGAAACAAAGGGTGAACATTAAAGGATTAAAGGACCAGCAATATACTTTTCATACTAAGACTCTTTGACTAAGCTATCATCTCTTTGAGGCTGTAATGAGATGCATGCTAATGTAGCAATATTTAGAAagtaatgtttaacatgttagtCTAACATTTTTAGTTATTAGTATTTAGTTATAGATGTTTACACATGTCCCTGCCTTGAATCAGTTCTCATGTTTCCagttctttttatttctaacaACACCTCGGGGGTGAACGAAGGACAATATTAGGTTTTGTTTATTCCCACCTTAGAAACCATATATCGACCAACAGAGGGAGGAAACGTCAAACATGCCAGGAGGAAGGCCACCATGCCTGAGTATAAGCCTTTCCTGCAGAGAGGtgtaaaataagtttaaatcAGTTGACTGCTCATCAGAATAAACCTAGCATTCAAAAGTTTACTGTTTTTTTACACTGCTTAAATATGTTTATacttgaaaaaagaaaactgttgaaTGAGAAGTCATTTTAAGGATTTCGAAACCATTTAAATGTGGCCTGAAATAGCCATCTATCATATTCTGTGCTGCGCAATctatttttaaagttgtttatatactgtagttgCCTAACAGTGTGGTCTGTAATGATGGTCCACCCAAAATCTGCAGTATCTCATGACGCTGTCTTACACAGCAGATTTCACACTGTAAAGAGCTCTCACTCTGTCGTCAGCATCTTGATACAGattgagtttgttttgatgaaacGGAGGATCCGCCGATGGAAGAAGAGATAGCAACAGCTTGCAGCTCCACACAGCAGCCTgtttccagacagacagacagacagacagacagacagacagacagacagactgatgactCAGATGAAAAAGACAAGAGGCTTATTTTAACCCAGGCAGCAATTGGAAGTCATTAGACTTGGGGAAGTGATGATGGCAGTGAGGAGGCCAGGAAATGATTGGTGCgagagagaaaaatctgaataCTAATTAGAATAGGAGGGAGACACAGCAGAACTGGTGAAAGACTATTTATTGCGACTGACATGAATGTCAGTTTATATTTGTAAGACACAGAGTAGTAGAGGACTTGTATAATTATGGAGATGCTTTCAAAAATAAACTTACCCCAGAAAAGCAAACAGCAGAATCTCCAGCGGATAGAAAGGTACAGCTGTGGGGAAATTAGTTTTGAACAATGCCTGAAGAGTCTCTgtagacacaaaacaaattggAGTCATCCCTCCAATTTCTTCCACAGCGTTTGAAAATCAAATCTTCCTTCACtttattgcatttgttttttttaattgaaatttaCGAGTTGTAGGCTTAAATGTTTCTGCTAATTTTGCCAATGCAAGGTTAGATAGCAGGTAACATCACTGCCAAGTGAACAAGTATTACATTCCCTCTACTTtggagtttgacattttcatggAAGAAAAATGCTTAAAccaaattcaatttaaaacatttgcattttaatatgACCAATCctaaaaatactgaataaaacataacatttgaCCTTTTACAAATTGCTTGGGCTGTCGCTGTTGATTTCAGCTCATCactacatggccaaaagtatgtggacacccaaACATTACTGCCATGTGTGACAGTTGAATATCTCATGACAAAACCATGGACATTAATTGCGCTGCCATTCTTCCAGAGGCACACAATTTCAAATATAATTATTTGTACTagctgaaaaaatgaaaaacagcctCAGACCAAAAGTAAACAAAGATGTCAGACGTTTGGCCATATAGGGTCAATGGCGTGTGAATCTACACTTCAATAAAATCTTTGATCTTAGCACTTGTTATTAGGTTTGTGGCCCCTTTTTCCTCAGGTCAAGGTATCAAAGTGAACCTTCTGTTTGTTGACCATGAGGGGGCGAGTTCTAATCGGCGTCCATTACCTGCATCTCCACTCCACACTGAGAGCAGGCGGAAGGTCAACGCCCCACAGGCTGCTGAGAAAAAACACGGGCAGTAATGCCTCAAGGCAAAGTGACAACACATCACCTCCACACTGAACAACACGCCTACAGGAGCAGAGGAGGGGGAAAGGAATGAGAGAAAGACATAAGGATGAGTGTGAGGAAGTCACATCAGATAAAACAAGCAGCTCTTGTCTATGAAGGTcataactgtaaaaatatatattattttgccTACATGTAAATAATGTGCATATATTTCAAGATTCTATAAGTGTGTGGAGTCTGACGCAGAGGTCCTGAACCAAACAAggatgcagaaataaaacaattctCACAAAATACAACGGCGAGGTGAATGGATCAAAATATGAAGCGGAGAGGTGatcaaaggagaaaaaagatgaaagaaagggACGCGCAAATATGTGAAGCGTGTGAAAATCAAAGGTggaaacacattaaacagacaAGTGTGAGACACTGATCTCACCGCTGATGGGAGCGCCGAAGCAGCTGGCTACCCCGACTGCAGCAGCTACAACCAGCATTTCTCCAGCAGCTCTTTCCTGAAAGAGATATATGCTGTagtgctgttttttatttttacttaaaaacTGTACTTAATTACAAATTCAAGTTACTTGTAAtttcattatttccattttatgcaactttatacttctactggGCTGAAAAGATTCTATACTTAACTATTCAAATatgaatccaaaaacatcagatataatagtaaaacactgacaggaacCATTTTACTGCATAATGAACACTGAACTTTTATTTGTAGgggagtattttcacagtgtgggaCTAAAACTTAATACTCCCTCCATCGCTGTCTACACCTTGGGAGGTTAACAACAttttcactgtctgtttttctaGTTTCTGGTGTACAAACCAAAAGTAAGTTAGTAATATTGTGTCATATTAGTCATATTCTGagaaatatttataaaatagaATGAGGCCATCATAAGTGCATTTCTGAAAATGCataaatctttgttttaaattaaagctgtattcatttattttattttataaaattgCAAAACTGTTAAGTTGTTGTGGAAGCATAAGAAACACTGTGcagatttttctattttatttttgctttaatatatTATGTTTGGCATTTGGATGTGTGCAAAATAATCTTAACCCAAGGTCTACACCCTGACTTTTCATCCACATGTAaaggtcttcatcagcagatctAGACTAAGTAAACAGACCTTGAGTCAAGATTGAGTCATTCCAAACTTTTCAactttggtttcatttccaAGCTTAAGAATGAACTTTAACActcaacattagcattcatttggagttgtgttcaacagcaacatgtcaAATCTGAATTCAAcattctctctcctttcagctctgttttgggtTCCACTAGCTCGAGGGAAACAAGGTTGGTGAGGCCCAAATTTACAggttgtaaaacaaaaacaaaaagctaaaagaTCCCAAAAGGCTCCACAGATCTGAGTCTGATGATACTTCTCTGTGGAtttgtacaaacaaacatagcaatttgatccattgttaatatcaaAATATTGACAGCTTTAGGATTTACTTTCTACCTTTATGTAAAAAGGTTTTCAATAAATATCCATCTAGAAATGTAGGTAAACTCCTGACaatgtttgaatcattttattgaGGTTTTACCTTCTTAGTGGATTGTATAAGTGTGCAGAGGTTGCTCAGGTAGGCTCCAATCATGGTGGAAAGATGCACAAACGGACCCTTTGACAATTATAGAAAACTTTTAATAACTTataataaatcagacaataaaataacagttatAATGAGACCTCTCTCACCACTTTGCCCAGGAAAACAGTGCTGCCGGCTGCCAGTGTACAGATAAGGCCCAGGAACTTGGTAAACATATTAGTGAGAGACAAGTAATGAGGCATTTCAAAACCAGCCAGCATGGTTCTCACCTCTGGTATCCCTGAGCCTGAGAAGAAGTTAAACAACCGGATAAGATTTTTGAAAGACCCAGAGGGACTGAAGCAATCAAGAAGTTCTAAAGAAGCTACACAGGACTGATTtcataataattaaatacaagGTAAGGGGATTTCAAGGACAATCAGCACAAACCAGACGAGTTGAAAATTAAGCATAATTTAGTTTGTGATTGTTTGAGGCTTGAGGATGCTTTCTTTGCAAGACTTGatcacacaaatcaaacacatttccCTTTTTAGGTAGTAAGAGAGCCATGTCACCAGGAGGCTATAAGTCAAGATACTTGTAGAAGCAATTCAGGCCATTACATGAACATGAAGCAGGGGGGAATGTCCTGTGACAGACAGGGTGCTTGGGGCAGAAAGGATGAAGTGAGTGACATCCTCTCTACTTTCTTCATTCATATCATATTAAACCAAGCCTTTTCCTGCACTTCCTTCAATATGAGTATACACCACTGTTCAAGAAAACAACATAGAAATCCAGGACTTTAAAGATTTTCTATGaggggtggtgtttagctcagttggtagcgCAGCCGTCCCAcgtgcaaaggctcagtccttgctgcggaagcccagggtttgaaactgacctgtggctctttcccacatgtcattctccatctctctctccccacattcctgtcactctacaagctgtctctatcaaaataaagcttgaaaaggctaaaaaaaataatcttaatctTCTATGAAACAGATAAAATCGTGGTTGAACTTTCATGCAGTATATCTCACTTAACCACCCGCTGAATTTGAGAGATAATATCACAGTTGACTTTTTCTCAATGACATTTACTTTCGATGAGAGAAAAAGATGTtactaaaagaaaacaatcacaaaaaaatacactaTGTCACTGCccttcatctcatctttttcAAGAATACTTGAAAGCGCACCGAAGATGGAAACTCATCCGATGGTACTGTATCCAGTAATGTGCTATGAAATTATGTTGTAGCCTTTTGAAAGGCATGTGGGACAGTTAGCCTATCTGATTGGCCTTCCATAATGTGAAGCaccataaaaatgaatgatagCCTACAAGACTGTGCCATTTATATTTTCACTTATACTTCAGCCATGATTCCTTCTTTTCCTACCTGTGTGGTTTTAAGTATACACTCAGCAGCAATAACCTCATAATTAACCATGCAGTAACTTATTCTGTAACCAGCTGAGGgcagtgtaaacaaacacaaacacaacactgacaacttATGACTAGTtacaaagcaacattagcattaatttggagtcatgtttgtgtccatgtggCGAAGGTGAATCCAGtattcactcttcttttagTGCTGTTTTAGTCTGTTTAGCTTGCTAATTCTATaaaattgtgacattttttttgcatattgtaTAACTGTTGCTGAACAGACCTGTGGAGAAGGGACAGATGTTGTGGGAGAACGATGATGAGACCGCACAGAGGCATGCTGGGTAAAGAGTCCAACAGAAAAACTGCAGCAGACTGTTGCCCTCAAGCTTCGTATAAAGCCACTGGTGAGCTGCAGATGgagtcagacagaaacattaaTGA
The sequence above is drawn from the Larimichthys crocea isolate SSNF chromosome XV, L_crocea_2.0, whole genome shotgun sequence genome and encodes:
- the clcnk gene encoding chloride channel K, with product MESLDEAPGSETARQNNNPWERENRSEICHNKSLLLGDPVKPCQQTRIIVKEWLLKLMCCLGTVCGMKWYGYAALGILTAILSFLMDLSVTKMLRAHQWLYTKLEGNSLLQFFCWTLYPACLCAVSSSFSHNICPFSTGSGIPEVRTMLAGFEMPHYLSLTNMFTKFLGLICTLAAGSTVFLGKVGPFVHLSTMIGAYLSNLCTLIQSTKKERAAGEMLVVAAAVGVASCFGAPISGVLFSVEVMCCHFALRHYCPCFFSAACGALTFRLLSVWSGDAETLQALFKTNFPTAVPFYPLEILLFAFLGLLCGAASCCYLFFHRRILRFIKTNSICIKMLTTEKGLYSGMVAFLLACLTFPPSVGRYMVSKYTMKQLLTALLDSTQWTSQSHNASVEPLLEWSSSGSPVYLSLAVFLLMKLWMLVLACTLPLPAGYFMPVFIYGAALGRLLGEGVAFTGVTSGQQWASINPGGYALAGAAAFSGAVTHTLSPALLAVELTGQFSHAVPILLATLLANAVARSGHRPSFYDALSISKKLPHLPSLMKACPRLPSTLVGQVLGVKSVQLQKAAGPEEVQHAVNTSTETQIPVVDSHESQILLGFVLRSELLMFLRHCETQSLDKHMDDVCSIYPTSVLLSPHNTIQEVHSILSLVEAQTLYVADRGRLVGLITWQEMKRIIEDLAKEI